From Chrysemys picta bellii isolate R12L10 chromosome 1, ASM1138683v2, whole genome shotgun sequence:
GTGGAGAGAAGGTGAGGCACAATATTACAAGGAATATTTATTCCCAAAATGAGTTTAATGAATTGATTTAAATTAAGTGGTAAAGGGCTGgattaattaaaaatacattcaCATTTATAGGGCTTTGCATggtcacagggccggctccagggttttggccgccccaagcagccaaaaaaaaaagccacaatcgtgatctgcagcggcaattcggcgggaggtccttcgctctgaggcggagtgagggactgtctgccgaattgcctccgaatacctggacgtgccacccctctccagagcggctgccccaagcacctgcttgacaagctggtgcctggagtcggccctgcatGGTCAAAGTGTTTCCAAACATTAACCACCTAAACTTCACAACGCTCTTTTAGGTATGATTATTCCAGcttcacaaatggggaaactgaagtgactgaggtctggtctacactacagtgtaaCTACATCCAGAGCCAGTGCTTCCACTAgctgaccctaggcggtcgcctagggcggcaggatttggggggggttggcattttgctgccctcggcAGAAATTTGGCGACGcagggtccttccgctccgggtcttcagcggaaattcagcggcgggtccttcactcactctgggacccaccgccgaagtgccccaaagacgcggagcggaaggacccccgccgccgaatgctcagaggaggagcgctgccgcctagggtggcagaaaccctggcgccgctcctgactACATCACTCGGGGGTCTGGATTTTCAGACCCCGAATGACataattatactgacctaactccccatgtagacagtggtatgttgacaggagagcttctcccactgacatcactaccacctcttggggaggtggattaactatacgCCAACGGGCGAGAGCTCTCTCATTGGCAGAGTGTCTtcattaaaatgctacagcagtgcagctgcaccagtgcagctttTTAAAAGTAGACTGGTCCTTACCCAAGAACATggagtgaatcagtggcagaattAAAAATGGAACTCTTCTCCTTGCTCTGGGACAGGCCTGTCAAACAAACTGCCTGCATGATGGATCTGGCTGAACTTAGGTGATTTTGTGGCCTGCATGACATGTTCACATTCTCCAGAATCTaaactgtcattttttaaaaagagtaagtttctagcccttctggcTATAGGGCTAACCTTCCAATGGTGAAGAGAGTGTAACAATAcagtgataggtttcagagtggtagccatgttaatctgtatcagcaaaaagaacaggagtacttgtggcaccttagagactaaaatttatttgggcataagttttcgtgggctaaaacccatttcatcggaTACAGTGAGGTCTCCTTCAGACAATTTGAAACAATGGCTCACTCCCCAGACCCCTATTAATCTGATTGGAGAATCAGGTCTCATCCTAATGATACTACTTCACTGTCAACATTGAGTAGTTAATCCCTGATTATTTTATTGTATGGGATGAGGGTTAAGATGGAAGTGGAGTagcatgaccagatgtcccgattttatagggacagtcctgatttgggggggctttttcttatataggcagctattaccccccacccccatcctgattttttcacacttgccctctggcCACCCTAAAGTGGAGCTCACTGAGGTAGGAAATGGGAGCAGCATTGGAGAaggaaatgcagaggaaaggaCAAAGGAACTCATAGGGACAGGGAAGGTGGGGAGAAATACAGAAAGGGGGATGGGAAGAAAGAGACAAAAGGTGCAGAGATAGCAGTGGTCCAACTGGGCGCAGGTTTCCTTCCCCAGTGGTGAATGTGATAAGACACTGAACAAATTGGAAATAATCACTGAATATTTAGTTACTATATAAAGGCCATATTCTCCCCTTGATCTCTGTACAAACCCTCCACTGTGCATTGTGGGGCTATATAGTCCTGAATTATAGCCTGGAACAGAGCAGAATTAAACATGGAATTTGGTTCTTTTCTCCAAATGTGTTTGATACCCctggttagggtgaccatatttcccaaagggaaaatgggataTTGTGTTGGGCTAGCCCAAGCCATCCTCTCCCCGAcccccatgcagggctggcctgagccactcATCCAAGCCCTGCTTCTCCTctttccccgccccctccacacAGCCTGAGATTGCTGCTTGcctgagcccagcctgagccctgcctccctccctgcatggggTTAGCACGGTTCCTCCACACCctacttttttgacaaaagtgggtaTTTGCCCCATTTTCTCTTGGCAACTGAGCAAGtcagcaagagcaaacaggacaagtgctcacttttgtcaaaaaagtcaggagagcttaaaaaagggactgtcccagccaaaactggacatatggtcaccctacccctgctgctggccctgaTACCTCATTGTTTGATCCAGGGTTTATTCCTTTAGTCCACTGTGCTTTGCAGTGTGCATCTGGGATTCTTGTTCTAGATCATACTGCTTCATTCTTTATGTCCCTCTATGCCACTTctgccaggagggaccattgcaGTATTGTTTTGAACATGCAAAGGATTCCAGTAGAATCAAAAGctttatttctgaatttctagtcTGGTTCAAGAAGTGGTAAGATAGACTTGCTGCTGTTTTAAGTATGAAGAGTACTACACCTCTCTCTCTCGGCAATAGTGCCTCTATGGGAAATAGAATTAATACATTTCAAGGCTAAAAGATTGCCATATAAGGTGTGTcacacttttttttcttcccatccAGTGtcttgtaagctgtttgggacagCAACTGTCCTTTACTATCTGTTtatcagtgcctagcacaatgaggttctGATCTTGGTTGGAACATGTAGCCATTACTGTAATACCAATAATATTTAATAAGAAGTCACTGGGAAGTGAAGCTTTGGCTGAAACACacttaattgtatttttaaaaaaccataaATCAACAGcactaaaaaataaaagtttaaaaaaatatataaatgcaaAACTGTAGTAAGCTGGAACCTAGATTTTGGTTATTCTCCAAGGATGCAGGGCAACTTGGGCTCCTGcaactgatgcagctgcactgggCTCTGGCCTTCAGTGGCTCCAATATACTTTTTGCAATCCGTTCCACGTGCACAGACCCATCTGATTCTGGTCCCAGCAGTTCATGGCAGACAGTTAACTCCCTTCATTCCTTCTCCCGGCTTCCTCTAAGACAGTTGTTTCTTCTCCACCTTTTGGctccatggagagaaggcaaaaaaaatctgtggggCCCCATAAATAGCTTTTCAGAAGGGGATGCAGACAGACAGGGACTTTGTGGGCATGCAGAAGGAGTTGGATGGGGCCTCACACTTGTTAAGTAATGTAGGACCCTATAAAATGTAGGGCTGTCTCTAACAAGTTGTGAATGTCTTTGGTACCTGCTGGTGAGTAGTCACTCATTTCTATTTCTCATCTAAGACTGTCCTGTTTCTGAACAACCCACTTTAAGGGATAGTTTCTAACTCATAGCCCATCAGTTATTGTATTGTTTCTGGAAAAACCCAAAACTTCGTTTCTGAGGAAGATGCCAAGACGGCATGAAATCTAAGGAATGATTCAGGACACTGGCAAATGTGTGTGAGGATAATAGGTAAGTGGGTGGACATTCATGTGGACAGGGAGAAGTACATAGTCCATATGTGTGTTGGAAGTATTAAGAGTGTTTGTTTGTGCAGGGCGTAGCAGATaatgtgagtgtgtgtatgagagagcgAGTCCGTGTGTGTTCATGAAGGGGATAGTAGGTAGTTTGTCCATGTAGGGAGGTAATGgatagtgtgtgtatatgtgtaggAAATAGCAGGTGGTGTTGGAGCGGGTAGTGAGTAGTGTATGTAGGGGTGTAAGGAGAGAATGAGCAGTGTGGGTGGAGAGGTAGAGTGTACTGTGtgtaggagcaggggtcttttgTGCACTGTCCTCTTCACACTTCCAGACTACAGCCCTGGGCTCAGTGTTCTATCTTTGCCCCACATCCTCTATTGTGGACCCCTTGGTGGCTCCCATGACATGGCCCGCAGCACTGAGCTCCTTTCTCCAGTTTGTGGTGGCACTAGATGGGTTTTGTGCCTCATCCATAATAAGCAGACTGTCTATTTAATCATTGTCTTGAGGGTTGGAAAGCTTCTGCAAAGACATCATCATCAGTGGGACTCTCATAAGCAGGTGGTGGAGTGAGTGGCTCCAGCCGCTCCAGCCTCTCTTTAGCACCTTTGACGTCATGGATATCTGAGACAAAGCGCTGCATCCTGGGGGGCAGCACCAACCTAAGGtgcagcctggagcctgcatctGCCTCAGAGGCGCGCCTGATGCCTGATGCCACTGAGACGCTGAAGGTCTCTGCCCCAATTTCTGCCATACGGGGCGGCTCAATGACCACACTGTATGGTGGGGGCTCCCCCACTGTTGAGGGCACTGTGCCTGAATTGGAGGTGATCGTCCAGACTGTTGGGGCTGGTGTCATTGTCACCACCTCCTCATAGGCTGGTGCTTCGTAGGCAGCATTCACCCTACACACAAAAGATAGGGATATTGACTAAATAGGTCATCGTGATGTTTATACTCTACACAGAGATAAACCCATGAGGGAGGGGATCTGAGTCCTCCAGAATGAGGGCCATGCAACAGACAATAGAACAGGTCAGCAGTGCTCAGATCATTCGTCCATATGGTCCTGTATGCCATGTCCTGCCACTCTAAATTAGAACACTGGTCCATATAATTCAATATCACACCTCCTGTTGTGCAGGATCCAAACAATGGTTCATTTAGTCTGGTAGTTCAACACTTGCCACAATGGCTCATACCACCTGTCTATCTAGTCTGGTGTCCTCCTGACCCACCAACTGGTGCTCAGCTTAGCAGACATAGCAGATTTACCAACATTTAAATCAATTAATAGGGTTTATTTTGGGAGAAAAAAACACTGCACCTTTTAGCTCTATTGTACTATATCAGACTGGCAATGGTGGGGTTTTTGAAGACAAAGAGGGAGGAAAATAAGAAATGCTGTATTTTAGTTTAAATAATAAAAGGGACTTTCTATTCCACGTTGAGTTAATAGGGGTATTTGTCAGGAGAACTGACAACCCTTGTCATTTTTATCCTAGGTAACAACATTGTAGATGCAGTTCTTCCTAATAATATTTAATCTTTAACTCTCATGAGCTATTTGCCTCCAGAATACCCAGCAGCAATGAACAatatctgaatttttttaaaatcagtcttTAATGTTGcctttataataataaataatcttttCCTCTTATACAGCATCTGAGGATCTGAAAGCATTTTGCCAAGATGGATAACTTCttattatctctgttttacagatagggaaactgagatacagagaagTTAAGGCCCAGTGTGGTCTCTATTTTAAGGTGCCTAATTATAGACAATTTGGGTCTAATTTATgtaagtgctgagcacctacaactgTAATTGAAGCCAATAGAAGTTGTGGGTGTTCAACGCCTCTCAAATTCAGTCCCtatgtgtctcaagttggacagtCAAAACACAGAGGCACCAAAAATTAGAGACCACTTTTCTAGGGAATAATTGCCCTGGAGATGAGGTTTGGAGAAGAGAGCAGCACAAACCCAGCTGAGATTCACCATAGCATTTCCCCAGCTATTTCTATCTTCTTCCTTGTATGGCTCATTTTGTTGCAAGACAATAGTTCTGTTCTGGCTCATTAGTGATGCTAGCATTCAGGAAAGAGTTGCAGGGAAGATTGGGGTAAGATGTGATTACTCAGGGGCAGAGAAAACTGAGCTGGATCTATGTGGCCTCTGAAATGGGCTCTGAGTCAGTGAAGGGAATACCATGAATGTGATTTCTGTGTTGTACAGTATACTTAGCCCTGTATTAACACAGGAggatggaccagatgacctctaaagcagtgtttctcaacaactgGTCCATGGACCAgcgccagtccctgagatctccctgacacagtttaggaaggcagcaaaccAGTACCTGGTATCAAAAAAAATTGAGAATTGCTCTagaggacccttccaaccctacatttctaaaATTCTGTGACTTCGGGAACCTCCATATGGGAGGAGAAGAGATTACTGTGCCTCCTGGAATGGACTTTGAGTTTTGCCTCTTGGGAGAAGGGTAGCAGAAGGATGATGAAAGGGAAAGATTAAAATGGTTGTGGCTGAAGGAAGGGGTAAATAAAGGGAAGTAATAGATATAGTTGCTTACCCTGCCTGGCTCTGTCTCCTTGTGGCTGCCTGATTTGTATCCTGTGGGTGCCGATGCTTTAGGAAGCATTCCACAAACATACTCAGCAGGTAGCCAATCAGGCAcacgcctcccacccccaggaagAAGAATCCCACTGGGTTGATGTTAGAGGAGATAGCCAGCATGGTGACCCCAATGAGAAGTGTGGCGGTGAAGACAAACAACAAAGCTTGGCGGATGCCTCTCCAATGTGACTCTACCCACATGGTGATATGGATGGTGATGGCAGGCAATGGGAGAAGGCTGGGCAGCTGGGGAAACAGAGATCTGTGGAAGATATGGAGGGGTTTTGAACATGAAACATGAGACCACAAAACATGTCAACATGGGTGCATGCCTGTGCAAATACATGCCAAGACAAGGACACACCAACATGagagcacacacacaaatacatgcCACCACAAGAACATGCACAACACAGGGACACATATATCAATACATGCCAACATCAATACAAGCCAACATCAATACACATCACCATGAGGACATGCTTATCCAAATATACACCAAATGTAGGAGACACATGTGCAAACATGCCTAGAGGGCAacatacacatgcacaaat
This genomic window contains:
- the TMEM139 gene encoding transmembrane protein 139: MWVESHWRGIRQALLFVFTATLLIGVTMLAISSNINPVGFFFLGVGGVCLIGYLLSMFVECFLKHRHPQDTNQAATRRQSQAGVNAAYEAPAYEEVVTMTPAPTVWTITSNSGTVPSTVGEPPPYSVVIEPPRMAEIGAETFSVSVASGIRRASEADAGSRLHLRLVLPPRMQRFVSDIHDVKGAKERLERLEPLTPPPAYESPTDDDVFAEAFQPSRQ